The proteins below are encoded in one region of Micromonospora yangpuensis:
- a CDS encoding UdgX family uracil-DNA binding protein (This protein belongs to the uracil DNA glycosylase superfamily, members of which act in excision repair of DNA. However, it belongs more specifically to UdgX branch, whose founding member was found to bind uracil in DNA (where it does not belong), without cleaving it, appears to promote DNA repair by a pathway involving RecA, rather than base excision.), which translates to MSEIDTAPGAQQFIPPRADTLDALRAAARGCQGCELHRDATQTVFGRGDASARVVFVGEQPGDLEDQKGLPFVGPAGRLLRQAVDDATLDPGQIYLTNAVKHFRFELRGKRRIHQTPDRVHVTACRPWLVAEFARLRPEIIVVLGATAAKALLGPTFRVTRQRGELLPWPASAQHPADFTRVPVDSAGQVADAPPARLLATIHPSAVLRADDRDQAYQGLVADLTVAARALSGGG; encoded by the coding sequence ATGTCCGAGATCGACACCGCTCCCGGTGCCCAGCAGTTCATCCCGCCCCGCGCCGACACCCTCGACGCCCTGCGCGCCGCCGCCCGCGGCTGTCAGGGCTGTGAGCTGCACCGGGACGCCACCCAGACCGTCTTCGGCCGGGGCGACGCCAGCGCCCGGGTGGTCTTCGTCGGCGAGCAGCCCGGCGACCTGGAGGACCAGAAGGGCCTGCCGTTCGTCGGACCCGCCGGCCGGTTGCTGCGCCAGGCGGTCGACGACGCCACCCTGGACCCCGGCCAGATCTATCTCACCAACGCGGTCAAGCACTTCCGCTTCGAGTTGCGCGGCAAGCGGCGCATCCACCAGACGCCGGACCGGGTACACGTCACCGCCTGCCGACCCTGGCTGGTCGCCGAGTTCGCCCGGCTGCGCCCGGAGATCATCGTGGTGCTCGGCGCGACCGCCGCCAAGGCGCTGCTCGGCCCCACGTTCCGGGTCACCCGCCAACGGGGCGAACTGCTGCCCTGGCCGGCATCGGCCCAGCACCCGGCAGACTTCACCCGGGTACCGGTGGACTCGGCCGGGCAGGTCGCCGACGCCCCGCCGGCCCGCCTGCTGGCCACCATCCACCCGTCGGCGGTACTGCGCGCCGACGACCGGGACCAGGCGTACCAGGGACTCGTCGCCGATCTCACCGTCGCCGCCCGCGCCCTGTCCGGCGGCGGGTGA
- a CDS encoding DNA-binding protein has product MTRGLRLVGSAEIRAMLGGVYRQRVYQITSHRSFPEPVAHLQMGNVWLTEDVEAWLAEHRPGLDES; this is encoded by the coding sequence ATGACGAGGGGGCTGCGCCTGGTCGGTTCGGCGGAGATCCGGGCGATGCTCGGTGGGGTGTACCGTCAGCGCGTCTACCAGATCACGAGTCACCGCAGCTTTCCCGAACCCGTCGCGCACCTTCAAATGGGCAACGTGTGGCTGACCGAGGACGTCGAGGCGTGGCTCGCTGAGCACCGCCCCGGCCTGGACGAAAGCTGA
- a CDS encoding MFS transporter — protein sequence MLTTTGLPPRVRPDVAGIQRRTLRLLFVTQIIGGIGVTIGVAVGALLAADLAGTAVAGVAQSAAVVGAALLAVPITRLMVSHGRRPGLAVAYLVGAAGGVLTVLAAVTRWVPLLFVGMLLFGGGSAANLQARYAAVDLAEPARRGRQLSLIVWATTIGAVAAPNFAALTDEATAGWGLPRLSGPFAFSAVAFVLTAGVLLLFLRPDPLLTARRLTTAPTDPAASTGPTDPVAPADLAASVDPGTSVGGGSVASADPVAPAGGPVVAKVGAVVSPAARTRRGAGVRTAWSVVRHRPAARLGIAAVAVGHLVMVAVMVMTPVRLHESHTDAEVLPVVGLVLSLHIAGMYALAPVVGWLTDRLGRRAVILGGAATLLAACVVAGTAGHDTVRLTLGLVLLGLGWSATMVAGSTLLSESVPTEVRPTVQGLSDLTMGLAGAGAGAASGFVMQVAGYPTLALLAAVALGPLVALALRPAPPAEPAPNRVPDEEE from the coding sequence GTGCTGACCACCACGGGCTTGCCCCCGCGCGTACGGCCCGACGTCGCCGGCATTCAGCGGCGTACCCTGCGGTTGCTCTTCGTCACCCAGATCATCGGCGGGATCGGCGTGACCATCGGCGTCGCCGTCGGGGCGCTGCTCGCCGCCGACCTGGCCGGTACGGCGGTGGCCGGGGTCGCCCAGAGCGCCGCGGTGGTGGGGGCCGCCCTGCTCGCCGTGCCGATCACCCGGCTCATGGTCAGCCACGGTCGCCGACCCGGCCTGGCCGTGGCCTACCTGGTAGGGGCGGCCGGCGGGGTGTTGACGGTGCTCGCGGCGGTCACCCGGTGGGTACCGTTGCTCTTCGTCGGCATGCTGCTCTTCGGCGGCGGGAGCGCGGCTAACCTTCAGGCCCGCTACGCCGCGGTGGACCTGGCCGAGCCTGCCCGGCGGGGACGGCAGCTCTCCCTGATCGTCTGGGCCACCACCATCGGCGCGGTGGCGGCACCGAACTTCGCCGCACTGACCGACGAGGCCACCGCCGGCTGGGGGCTGCCCCGGCTCTCCGGCCCGTTCGCGTTCAGCGCTGTCGCCTTCGTGCTCACCGCCGGCGTACTCCTGCTGTTCCTGCGCCCCGACCCGCTGCTCACCGCCCGCCGCCTCACCACCGCGCCCACCGATCCCGCCGCGTCCACCGGGCCTACCGATCCCGTCGCGCCCGCTGATCTTGCCGCGTCCGTCGATCCCGGCACGTCCGTCGGCGGTGGGTCCGTCGCGTCCGCCGATCCGGTCGCGCCGGCGGGCGGGCCCGTGGTGGCGAAGGTCGGGGCGGTCGTCAGCCCGGCCGCGCGGACCCGGCGCGGCGCGGGGGTGCGCACGGCCTGGTCGGTGGTACGTCACCGACCCGCCGCCCGGCTCGGCATCGCCGCGGTGGCCGTCGGTCACCTGGTGATGGTGGCGGTGATGGTGATGACCCCGGTACGCCTGCACGAGTCGCACACCGACGCCGAGGTCCTGCCGGTGGTGGGCCTGGTGCTGAGCCTGCACATCGCCGGCATGTACGCCCTCGCCCCGGTGGTCGGCTGGCTCACCGACCGGCTGGGCCGGCGCGCGGTGATCCTCGGTGGGGCCGCCACGCTGCTGGCCGCCTGCGTGGTCGCCGGCACCGCCGGACACGACACCGTCCGGCTCACCCTCGGCCTGGTCCTGCTCGGGCTGGGCTGGTCGGCGACGATGGTGGCCGGCTCCACGCTGCTGTCGGAGTCGGTGCCGACAGAGGTCCGGCCGACCGTCCAGGGGCTGTCCGACCTGACCATGGGGCTGGCCGGGGCGGGGGCCGGCGCGGCCAGCGGATTCGTCATGCAGGTGGCCGGGTACCCCACCCTGGCCCTGCTCGCGGCGGTCGCGCTCGGGCCGCTGGTGGCGCTAGCGTTGCGGCCGGCACCGCCGGCCGAGCCGGCACCGAACCGGGTGCCGGACGAGGAGGAGTGA
- a CDS encoding DUF3046 domain-containing protein, whose protein sequence is MRLTDFWDRLEEAFGPGYAPSIAADQVLSQLGGRTVEQALAAGEQTHVVWRAVCAAYPDRVPARLR, encoded by the coding sequence GTGCGGCTGACCGACTTCTGGGACCGGCTGGAGGAGGCCTTCGGCCCGGGGTACGCGCCCAGCATCGCCGCCGACCAGGTGCTGTCGCAGCTCGGTGGGCGCACCGTCGAACAGGCCCTCGCCGCGGGTGAGCAGACCCACGTCGTGTGGCGCGCGGTCTGCGCCGCGTACCCGGACCGGGTGCCTGCCCGACTACGCTGA
- the recA gene encoding recombinase RecA — protein MAAGPDREKALDLALAQIDKQFGKGSVMRLGERPVVQTAVIPTGSIALDVALGVGGLPRGRVVEVYGPESSGKTTVALHAVANAQRAGGIAAFIDAEHALDPEYARALGVDTDAMLVSQPDTGEQALEIADMLIRSGALDIIVIDSVAALVPRAEIEGEMGDSHVGLQARLMSQALRKITGVLSNTGTTAIFINQLREKIGVMFGSPETTTGGRALKFYASVRLDVRRIESLKDGTDVVGNRTRVKVVKNKVAAPFKQAEFDIMYGKGISREGSLIDVGVEQAIIRKSGAWYTYDGDQLGQGKEKAREFMKENPDVAAEIEKKILEKLGVGVGAGDAAGGPELPPVDF, from the coding sequence ATGGCAGCAGGGCCTGACCGGGAGAAGGCACTCGACCTTGCTCTCGCTCAGATCGACAAACAGTTCGGCAAGGGCTCGGTGATGCGGCTGGGGGAGCGGCCGGTCGTCCAGACCGCGGTCATCCCGACCGGGTCCATCGCCCTTGACGTGGCGCTCGGCGTGGGCGGTCTGCCCCGGGGCCGGGTCGTCGAGGTCTACGGCCCGGAGTCCAGCGGTAAGACCACGGTGGCGCTGCACGCGGTGGCCAACGCCCAGCGGGCCGGCGGCATCGCCGCCTTCATCGACGCCGAGCACGCGCTCGACCCGGAGTACGCCAGGGCCCTCGGCGTCGACACCGACGCGATGCTGGTCTCCCAGCCGGACACCGGCGAGCAGGCGCTGGAGATCGCGGACATGCTGATCCGCTCCGGCGCGCTCGACATCATCGTGATCGACTCGGTGGCGGCCCTGGTGCCGCGCGCCGAGATCGAGGGCGAGATGGGCGACAGCCACGTCGGCCTCCAGGCCCGGCTGATGAGCCAGGCGCTGCGGAAGATCACCGGCGTGCTCAGCAACACCGGCACCACCGCGATCTTCATCAACCAGCTCCGCGAAAAGATCGGGGTCATGTTCGGCAGCCCGGAGACCACCACCGGTGGGCGGGCGTTGAAGTTCTACGCCTCGGTCCGGCTCGACGTGCGCCGGATCGAGAGCCTCAAGGACGGCACCGACGTGGTCGGCAACCGGACCCGGGTCAAGGTCGTGAAGAACAAGGTCGCCGCGCCGTTCAAGCAGGCCGAGTTCGACATCATGTACGGCAAGGGCATCTCCCGTGAGGGCTCGCTGATCGACGTCGGCGTGGAGCAGGCGATCATCCGCAAGTCCGGTGCCTGGTACACCTACGACGGCGACCAGCTCGGGCAGGGCAAGGAGAAGGCCCGGGAGTTCATGAAGGAGAACCCGGACGTGGCCGCCGAGATCGAGAAGAAGATCCTGGAGAAGCTCGGCGTCGGCGTCGGCGCGGGTGACGCCGCCGGTGGCCCGGAGCTGCCGCCGGTCGACTTCTGA
- a CDS encoding regulatory protein RecX produces the protein MAGRRARTGRGWDASPPRTGEATDEAVDPQLSGAAGPRQRRARRGRAEAGSSPEAGNGQPGDDRRSGGGSGPPRPESEVAREICLRQLAVRPRTRAELAGALARRGISEEVAAEVLDRYDEVGIIDDAAFARAWVSSRHTGRGLARRALANELRQRGVDGDTASEALEELDEETEAETARALVDRKLRTARGEPDAVFRRLVGMLARKGYPAGVAIRAVKDALAEQSAEAAEFADRIDADALADAEGEPDR, from the coding sequence GTGGCGGGACGACGCGCCCGTACGGGGCGGGGCTGGGATGCCAGCCCGCCCCGTACGGGTGAGGCCACCGATGAGGCCGTCGACCCTCAGCTGAGCGGGGCGGCCGGTCCCCGGCAGCGTCGGGCTCGACGGGGCCGCGCCGAGGCGGGCAGCAGCCCCGAGGCAGGCAACGGTCAGCCGGGCGATGACCGGCGCAGCGGCGGTGGGTCGGGGCCGCCACGGCCCGAGTCGGAGGTGGCCCGGGAGATCTGCCTGCGTCAGCTCGCGGTTCGGCCGCGTACCCGGGCGGAGCTGGCCGGGGCGTTGGCCCGGCGGGGGATCTCCGAGGAGGTCGCCGCCGAGGTGCTCGACCGGTACGACGAGGTGGGCATCATCGACGACGCCGCCTTCGCCCGCGCCTGGGTGTCGAGCCGGCACACCGGCCGGGGGCTGGCTCGCCGGGCGCTCGCCAACGAGCTGCGCCAGCGTGGCGTAGACGGCGACACCGCGAGCGAGGCGCTGGAGGAGCTGGACGAGGAGACCGAGGCCGAGACGGCCCGCGCGCTGGTCGACCGGAAGCTGCGGACCGCCCGGGGCGAGCCGGACGCGGTCTTCCGTCGGCTGGTCGGCATGCTGGCCCGCAAGGGCTATCCCGCCGGCGTGGCGATCCGGGCGGTGAAGGACGCCCTCGCCGAGCAGAGCGCGGAGGCGGCCGAGTTCGCCGACCGGATAGACGCCGATGCCCTGGCCGACGCCGAGGGCGAGCCGGATCGCTGA